A portion of the Mustela erminea isolate mMusErm1 chromosome 19, mMusErm1.Pri, whole genome shotgun sequence genome contains these proteins:
- the AKTIP gene encoding AKT-interacting protein isoform X1, translating to MNPFWSMSASSVRKRSDGEEKALTGDVITSPPRAAPKKQLPCIPKNALPITKPTSPAPAAQSTNGTHASYGPFYLEYSLLAEFTLVVKQKLPGVYVQPSYRSALMWFGVIFIRHGLYQDGVFKFTVYIPDNYPDGDCPRLVFDIPVFHPLVDPTSGELDVKRAFAKWRRNHNHIWQVLMYARRVFYKIDTSSPLNPEAAVLYEKDVQLFKSKVVDSVKMCTARLFDQPKIEDPYAISFSPWNPSVHDEAREKMLTQKKKPEEQHNKSVHVAGLSWVKPGSVQPFSKEEKTVAT from the exons ATGAACCCTTTCTGGAGTATGTCTGCAAGCTCTGTCCGCAAA CGATCTGACGGTGAGGAGAAGGCATTAACAGGGGACGTGATAACCAGCCCTCCACGTGCTGCTCCAAAGAAACAGCTGCCTTGTATTCCCAAAAACGCTTTACCCATAACTAAGCCTACATCCCCCGCCCCAGCCGCACAGTCAACAAACGGCACACATGCTTCTTACGGACCCTTCTACTTGGAATACTCTCTTCTTGCAGAATT TACCTTGGTCGTGAAGCAGAAGCTGCCGGGTGTCTATGTGCAGCCGTCTTACCGCTCTGCATTAA TGTGGTTTGGAGTAATATTCATACGGCATGGACTGTATCAAGACGGTGTGTTTAAGTTTACAGTTTACATCCCTGATAACTACCCAGATGGTGACTGCCCC CGCTTGGTGTTCGATATTCCGGTCTTTCACCCGCTAGTCGACCCCACCTCAGGGGAACTGGATGTCAAGAGAGCATTTGCAAAATGGAG GCGGAACCATAATCACATTTGGCAAGTTTTAATGTACGCAAGGAGAGTTTTCTACAAGATTGATACATCAAGCCCCCTAAACCCAGAGGCTGCAGTTCT GTATGAAAAAGATgttcagctttttaaaagcaaagtggtGGACAGTGTTAAGATGTGCACGGCTCGTTTGTTTGACCAACCTAAGATAGAAGACCCCTACGCAATTAG CTTTTCTCCATGGAATCCTTCTGTACATGATGAAGCCAGAGAAAAGATGCTGACTCAGAAG AAGAAGCCTGAAGAACAGCACAATAAAAGTGTTCACGTTGCCGGCCTGTCATGGGTAAAGCCTGGTTCAGTACAACCTTTcagtaaagaagagaaaacagtagCAACTTAA
- the AKTIP gene encoding AKT-interacting protein isoform X2 has translation MNPFWSMSASSVRKRSDGEEKALTGDVITSPPRAAPKKQLPCIPKNALPITKPTSPAPAAQSTNGTHASYGPFYLEYSLLAEFTLVVKQKLPGVYVQPSYRSALMWFGVIFIRHGLYQDGVFKFTVYIPDNYPDGDCPRLVFDIPVFHPLVDPTSGELDVKRAFAKWRRNHNHIWQVLMYARRVFYKIDTSSPLNPEAAVLYEKDVQLFKSKVVDSVKMCTARLFDQPKIEDPYAISFSPWNPSVHDEAREKMLTQKKPEEQHNKSVHVAGLSWVKPGSVQPFSKEEKTVAT, from the exons ATGAACCCTTTCTGGAGTATGTCTGCAAGCTCTGTCCGCAAA CGATCTGACGGTGAGGAGAAGGCATTAACAGGGGACGTGATAACCAGCCCTCCACGTGCTGCTCCAAAGAAACAGCTGCCTTGTATTCCCAAAAACGCTTTACCCATAACTAAGCCTACATCCCCCGCCCCAGCCGCACAGTCAACAAACGGCACACATGCTTCTTACGGACCCTTCTACTTGGAATACTCTCTTCTTGCAGAATT TACCTTGGTCGTGAAGCAGAAGCTGCCGGGTGTCTATGTGCAGCCGTCTTACCGCTCTGCATTAA TGTGGTTTGGAGTAATATTCATACGGCATGGACTGTATCAAGACGGTGTGTTTAAGTTTACAGTTTACATCCCTGATAACTACCCAGATGGTGACTGCCCC CGCTTGGTGTTCGATATTCCGGTCTTTCACCCGCTAGTCGACCCCACCTCAGGGGAACTGGATGTCAAGAGAGCATTTGCAAAATGGAG GCGGAACCATAATCACATTTGGCAAGTTTTAATGTACGCAAGGAGAGTTTTCTACAAGATTGATACATCAAGCCCCCTAAACCCAGAGGCTGCAGTTCT GTATGAAAAAGATgttcagctttttaaaagcaaagtggtGGACAGTGTTAAGATGTGCACGGCTCGTTTGTTTGACCAACCTAAGATAGAAGACCCCTACGCAATTAG CTTTTCTCCATGGAATCCTTCTGTACATGATGAAGCCAGAGAAAAGATGCTGACTCAGAAG AAGCCTGAAGAACAGCACAATAAAAGTGTTCACGTTGCCGGCCTGTCATGGGTAAAGCCTGGTTCAGTACAACCTTTcagtaaagaagagaaaacagtagCAACTTAA